A genomic segment from Streptomyces sp. TLI_235 encodes:
- a CDS encoding papain like cysteine protease AvrRpt2: MHRLRASRRRKTLLAALVTALSGALLFGIGVFAQAASTGTVIGGQGGYRTVNQRTLPSLTSRITGTSAVGDHVPTACRTTGDQVEGNTRWIWSGTYYIADAFIKENTNSLQVCGSTTNTGTKTLAIGMQKQVRTQWCWDASGVTIAGFWGRSVSQEDFCRLAARGTWVNCNNQPATLEDMANGLAGAGLANSGTSLYRSASFGETTAEIAGGRPFAVRIGWRTGGGHMNVIYGYDSSSNMIAVGDPWPSTQTYTWWNYSTYVNNNSFQWTHSRIGIHG, translated from the coding sequence ATGCACAGACTCCGCGCGTCCCGCCGCAGGAAGACCCTGCTGGCCGCGCTCGTCACCGCGCTCTCCGGCGCACTGCTCTTCGGCATCGGCGTCTTCGCCCAGGCCGCCTCCACCGGCACCGTGATCGGCGGCCAGGGCGGCTACCGCACCGTCAACCAGCGCACCCTGCCCTCGCTGACCTCCCGCATCACCGGCACCTCCGCGGTCGGCGACCACGTCCCCACCGCCTGCCGCACCACCGGCGACCAGGTCGAGGGCAACACCCGCTGGATCTGGTCCGGCACCTACTACATCGCCGACGCCTTCATCAAGGAGAACACCAACAGCCTGCAGGTCTGCGGCTCGACCACGAACACCGGCACCAAGACCCTCGCCATCGGCATGCAGAAGCAGGTCAGGACCCAGTGGTGCTGGGACGCCTCCGGCGTGACCATCGCCGGGTTCTGGGGGCGCAGCGTCAGCCAGGAGGACTTCTGCCGGCTCGCCGCCCGCGGCACCTGGGTGAACTGCAACAACCAGCCCGCCACGCTGGAGGACATGGCCAACGGCCTGGCCGGCGCGGGGCTGGCGAACAGCGGCACCAGCCTCTACCGCAGCGCCTCGTTCGGCGAGACCACCGCCGAGATCGCGGGCGGCCGCCCGTTCGCCGTCCGGATCGGCTGGCGCACCGGCGGCGGCCACATGAACGTCATCTACGGCTACGACAGCAGCAGCAACATGATCGCCGTCGGTGACCCGTGGCCCTCCACCCAGACCTACACCTGGTGGAACTACAGCACCTACGTCAACAACAACTCGTTCCAGTGGACCCACTCCCGCATCGGCATCCACGGCTGA
- a CDS encoding reprolysin-like metallo-peptidase family M12B, translating into MLVSAVLAATGVFVGSAAMGGAFTEERTTAAAGVSADGSAPASEPAHDKAPEPVASIPSNDPPRGLVYTGLKAAAKGDKCVGVLKTAEGNCTHGPDAPPKGVDVKKDTAPAVKSEETATDPGSTAPADRAAQAPTAGTEAAVDAATGQGAVAAPAPGASPKPTRTAAAGPADQTVQCDGDGATGNRVQVVYAHGPGKDRYAQYAASFRKWAADADTIYFASAQETGGVRHIRFVTAADCTPSVLNVELSDSALAEFSAMNSALAQKGFNRKDRKYMVFADANVYCGIGTFAGDERPGQDNLSNFGPSYGRTDSGCWSGSTAAHELGHNLGAVNNSAPNTSRGAHCTDEWDVMCYSDTPYYPTMRTVCPERGHDERLDCNHDDYYNTSPKAGSYLATHWNVANNQFLMAGGGTGPNPNPSPSPTSSPTPSPKPSPTGPTGSTGPTPTVGSLASDSAVLNWPAVNGADWYQVRLNGAFLTWVQQNSVRVYNLRPDTDYTVAVAYRDRAGKDSAPGRTVSFHTPKAGTTTTPSAAYTMVNGVSGLAAEIWGGKSADGTVLVASQPNGYAGQRWYFDDAGDGYARIRSAVSGKCLQLGGAAGVGQWVYQQPCNGTSTAQQWRLATAGGGVTVTARGSSLVLGISGRPYYGAWLMELQDPNGSGYHAWTVQKTS; encoded by the coding sequence ATGCTGGTCTCCGCCGTCCTGGCCGCAACGGGGGTCTTCGTGGGCAGCGCCGCCATGGGCGGCGCCTTCACCGAGGAGCGGACGACGGCTGCGGCCGGCGTGTCCGCCGACGGGTCCGCGCCGGCGTCCGAACCAGCGCACGACAAGGCCCCGGAACCGGTGGCCTCCATACCGAGCAACGACCCGCCGCGCGGCCTGGTGTACACCGGCCTCAAGGCGGCCGCCAAGGGCGACAAGTGTGTCGGCGTCCTGAAGACCGCCGAGGGCAACTGCACCCACGGGCCGGACGCGCCCCCCAAGGGCGTGGACGTCAAGAAGGACACCGCACCGGCGGTCAAGAGCGAGGAGACCGCCACCGACCCGGGCAGCACCGCCCCGGCCGACCGGGCCGCGCAGGCGCCGACGGCCGGCACGGAGGCGGCCGTCGACGCCGCCACCGGTCAGGGCGCCGTCGCCGCCCCCGCACCGGGTGCGAGCCCCAAGCCCACCCGCACCGCCGCCGCCGGCCCGGCCGACCAGACCGTCCAGTGCGACGGCGACGGAGCCACCGGCAACCGCGTCCAGGTGGTGTACGCCCACGGCCCCGGCAAGGACCGGTACGCGCAGTACGCCGCCTCCTTCCGCAAGTGGGCCGCGGACGCCGACACCATCTACTTCGCGAGCGCCCAGGAGACCGGCGGTGTCCGGCACATCCGCTTCGTGACCGCCGCGGACTGCACGCCGTCCGTGCTCAACGTCGAGCTGTCCGACTCGGCTCTCGCCGAGTTCAGCGCGATGAACTCCGCGCTCGCCCAGAAGGGCTTCAACCGCAAGGACCGCAAGTACATGGTCTTCGCGGACGCCAACGTCTACTGCGGCATCGGCACCTTCGCCGGTGACGAGCGCCCGGGCCAGGACAACCTGTCCAACTTCGGTCCCTCGTACGGCCGCACCGACTCCGGCTGCTGGAGCGGCTCCACCGCCGCGCACGAACTCGGCCACAACCTGGGCGCGGTGAACAACAGCGCGCCCAACACCAGCCGCGGCGCGCACTGCACCGACGAGTGGGACGTCATGTGCTACTCCGACACGCCGTACTACCCGACGATGCGGACGGTCTGCCCCGAGCGCGGCCACGACGAGCGCCTCGACTGCAACCACGACGACTACTACAACACCAGTCCCAAGGCGGGCAGTTACCTCGCCACGCACTGGAACGTCGCCAACAACCAGTTCCTGATGGCCGGCGGCGGCACCGGGCCGAACCCGAACCCGAGTCCCTCGCCGACCTCCTCGCCCACCCCGTCGCCCAAGCCGAGCCCGACCGGGCCGACCGGCAGCACCGGTCCGACGCCCACCGTCGGCAGCCTCGCCTCCGACTCCGCGGTGCTCAACTGGCCCGCGGTCAACGGGGCCGACTGGTACCAGGTCCGGCTGAACGGCGCCTTCCTCACCTGGGTGCAGCAGAACTCGGTACGCGTCTACAACCTGCGCCCCGACACCGACTACACCGTGGCGGTGGCCTACCGCGACCGCGCCGGCAAGGACTCCGCGCCCGGCCGCACCGTCTCCTTCCACACCCCGAAGGCCGGCACCACCACCACGCCCAGTGCGGCGTACACCATGGTCAACGGCGTTTCCGGCCTGGCCGCCGAGATCTGGGGCGGCAAGTCCGCGGACGGCACCGTGCTGGTCGCCTCCCAGCCCAACGGATACGCCGGCCAGCGCTGGTACTTCGACGACGCAGGCGACGGCTACGCCCGGATCCGCTCCGCGGTCTCCGGCAAGTGCCTGCAGCTCGGCGGCGCCGCGGGCGTCGGCCAGTGGGTGTACCAGCAGCCCTGCAACGGCACCTCCACCGCCCAGCAGTGGCGGCTCGCGACGGCCGGCGGCGGCGTCACCGTCACCGCCCGGGGCAGCTCGCTCGTCCTCGGCATCTCCGGCCGCCCGTACTACGGCGCCTGGCTGATGGAACTCCAGGACCCGAACGGCTCCGGCTACCACGCCTGGACGGTCCAGAAGACGTCCTGA
- a CDS encoding dihydrofolate reductase, producing MARVITQASMSLDGFIADHSDQVGALFDWYSNGDVEVTGADKDRVFRVSAASAEYLRSAWSTVRATVIGRRLFDITNGFDGRPPVGEAVFVVTHRPPDDWDFPDAPFTFVTGGPAEAVALAKEFAGDGDVALTPGDIGGQAFAAGLVDEVLVDLVPVVFGAGVHYFGRYHGSPLMLEDPEIVQGDRVTHLRFRVRRD from the coding sequence ATGGCACGGGTGATCACGCAGGCCTCGATGTCCCTGGACGGATTCATCGCGGACCACTCCGACCAGGTCGGGGCACTGTTCGACTGGTACTCCAACGGGGACGTGGAGGTCACCGGCGCCGACAAGGACCGGGTGTTCCGGGTCTCCGCCGCCAGCGCGGAGTACCTGCGCTCCGCCTGGTCGACCGTCCGCGCCACGGTGATCGGCCGGCGGCTGTTCGACATCACCAACGGCTTTGACGGCCGCCCGCCGGTCGGCGAGGCCGTCTTCGTGGTCACCCACCGCCCGCCGGACGACTGGGACTTCCCCGACGCGCCGTTCACCTTCGTCACCGGTGGCCCGGCCGAGGCGGTCGCCCTGGCCAAGGAGTTCGCCGGGGACGGGGACGTCGCCCTCACCCCCGGCGACATCGGTGGCCAGGCCTTCGCGGCGGGCCTGGTGGACGAGGTCCTGGTCGACCTCGTCCCCGTGGTGTTCGGCGCCGGTGTGCACTACTTCGGCCGCTACCACGGCTCCCCGCTGATGCTGGAGGACCCGGAGATCGTCCAGGGCGACCGGGTCACCCACCTGCGGTTCCGGGTCCGCCGCGACTGA
- a CDS encoding HxlR family transcriptional regulator — translation MLIPMPRRSYDQYCAVARALDAVGERWSLLIVRELLGGPRRYTDLHADLPGVSTDILAARLKQLESEGLVERRRLERPANASVYELTDRGHALRPVLDALAVWGTADLGEPRPTDAVREHWYTTAG, via the coding sequence ATGCTGATCCCCATGCCACGCCGAAGCTACGACCAGTACTGCGCCGTCGCCCGCGCCCTGGACGCGGTGGGGGAGCGCTGGAGCCTCCTGATCGTCCGTGAACTCCTCGGCGGGCCCCGCCGCTACACCGACCTGCACGCGGACCTGCCCGGCGTCTCCACCGACATCCTCGCCGCCCGGCTCAAGCAGCTGGAGAGCGAGGGCCTGGTCGAACGCCGCCGCCTGGAGCGCCCCGCCAACGCCTCGGTGTACGAACTCACCGACCGCGGCCACGCGCTGCGCCCGGTCCTCGACGCACTCGCCGTCTGGGGCACCGCCGACCTCGGCGAGCCCCGGCCCACCGACGCCGTCCGCGAGCACTGGTACACCACCGCCGGCTGA
- a CDS encoding alanine-synthesizing transaminase codes for MEFRQSSKLKDVCYEIRGPVVDQANALEEAGHSVLRLNTGNPAPFGFEAPPEILQDIIRNLPNAHGYSDSRGILPARRAVVQYYQQRGVAGMTVDDVYLGNGASELIQMAVQALVDDGDEVLVPMPDYPLWTAVVRFAGGRAVHYLCDEQADWFPDLDDIAAKITDRTRAIVVINPNNPTGAVYSKELLEGILDLARRHGLMVLADEIYDKILYDDAEHHCLAALADDVLTLTFNGLSKAYRVAGFRSGWLAVSGPKQQAADYLEGLTMLAGMRLCPNVPAQYAVQAALGGHQSINDLTLPNGRLTEQRDVAWRALNEIPGVSCVKPKGALYAFARLDPEVHEIVDDERFVLDLLLREKIHLVQGTGFNWPRPDHFRFVTLPRADDLETAINRIGRFLATYRQ; via the coding sequence GTGGAGTTTCGGCAGTCCAGCAAGCTCAAGGACGTGTGCTACGAGATCCGTGGCCCGGTGGTCGACCAGGCGAACGCACTGGAGGAGGCCGGGCACAGCGTCCTGCGGCTGAACACCGGCAACCCCGCGCCGTTCGGTTTCGAGGCGCCGCCGGAGATCCTCCAGGACATCATCCGCAACCTGCCGAACGCCCACGGCTACAGCGACTCGCGCGGCATCCTGCCGGCCCGCCGCGCGGTGGTGCAGTACTACCAGCAGCGCGGTGTCGCCGGGATGACGGTCGACGACGTGTACCTGGGCAACGGCGCCTCCGAGCTGATCCAGATGGCCGTCCAGGCGCTGGTGGACGACGGCGACGAGGTGCTCGTCCCGATGCCGGACTACCCGCTGTGGACGGCGGTGGTGCGGTTCGCCGGCGGCCGCGCGGTGCACTACCTCTGCGACGAGCAGGCCGACTGGTTCCCGGACCTGGACGACATCGCCGCGAAGATCACCGACCGGACCCGGGCGATCGTCGTCATCAACCCCAACAACCCGACCGGCGCCGTCTACTCGAAGGAGCTGCTGGAGGGCATCCTCGACCTCGCCCGCCGGCACGGCCTGATGGTGCTGGCCGACGAGATCTACGACAAGATCCTCTACGACGACGCCGAGCACCACTGCCTGGCGGCGCTCGCCGACGACGTCCTCACCCTCACCTTCAACGGCCTGTCCAAGGCCTACCGGGTGGCCGGCTTCCGCAGCGGCTGGCTCGCCGTCTCCGGCCCCAAGCAGCAGGCCGCGGACTACCTGGAGGGCCTGACCATGCTGGCCGGCATGCGACTGTGCCCCAACGTGCCGGCGCAGTACGCGGTGCAGGCGGCGCTCGGCGGCCACCAGTCGATCAACGACCTCACCCTGCCGAACGGCCGGCTGACCGAGCAGCGGGACGTCGCCTGGCGGGCGCTCAACGAGATCCCGGGCGTCAGCTGCGTGAAGCCGAAGGGCGCGCTGTACGCCTTCGCCCGGCTCGACCCCGAGGTGCACGAGATCGTCGACGACGAGAGGTTCGTGCTGGACCTGCTGCTCCGCGAGAAGATCCACCTCGTCCAGGGCACCGGCTTCAACTGGCCGCGCCCGGACCACTTCCGGTTCGTCACGCTGCCGCGCGCCGACGACCTGGAGACGGCGATCAACCGGATCGGGCGCTTCCTGGCCACCTACCGGCAGTGA
- a CDS encoding peroxiredoxin Q/BCP: MPKPPEAGTQAPDFALPGLLLDGDTARRQEYRLSDTKGGGPLVLVFYPGDDTPVCTKQLCEYTSDLERFTGLGATVWGVSPQGLDSHEQFARRHRIAFPLLADTDRTVAKAYGIAVPGLGLRRSVFILDGDLTVRWKHVALAGLTFRHSDELAAELAELA; the protein is encoded by the coding sequence ATGCCCAAGCCGCCCGAGGCCGGAACCCAGGCCCCCGACTTCGCCCTCCCCGGCCTGCTGCTCGACGGGGACACCGCCCGCCGCCAGGAGTACCGGCTCTCCGACACCAAGGGCGGCGGCCCGCTGGTGCTGGTCTTCTACCCGGGCGACGACACCCCCGTCTGCACCAAGCAGCTCTGCGAGTACACCTCCGACCTGGAGCGCTTCACCGGCCTCGGCGCCACCGTCTGGGGCGTCTCCCCGCAGGGCCTGGACAGCCACGAGCAGTTCGCCCGCCGGCACCGGATCGCCTTCCCGCTGCTCGCCGACACCGACCGCACGGTCGCCAAGGCGTACGGCATCGCCGTGCCCGGCCTCGGCCTGCGCCGCTCGGTGTTCATCCTGGACGGCGACCTGACGGTCCGCTGGAAGCACGTGGCGCTGGCCGGCCTGACCTTCCGCCACAGCGACGAACTCGCCGCCGAGCTGGCCGAACTGGCCTAA
- a CDS encoding calcineurin-like phosphoesterase family protein, translating into MDMPNMGVPAGLADRMSTAEQHEYLRSRLSRRRMLRSSAVTVGLLAVGGALGGGTASAAPAAGSTTDGIDGALVAPMGRHLAFGPRPDTQFRISWQVPAPVKRPFLRFGRHPWDLSHKVEAEVRALHTPALTPTGTPVDQYYLHVALDHLQPDTTYYYGVGHQGFDPASGQAISTLSTFRTAPARHGRGGRPYEPFTFTAFGDQGVSSHAAGNDHVILAQKPAFHLHAGDICYADPAGSGQDSDKSVYSAATWDAFLAQTETVAAKIPWMVSYGNHDMEAWYSHHGYGGEDARFFLPGNGPDPRTAPGVYSFVYGNVGVVSDANDVSYEIPANLGITAGRQTAWLERTLRSLRADDGVDFIVVFFHHCAFSTTHQHASEGGVREAWVPLFEKFRVDLVVNGHNHVYERTDAILGNKVAKAVPSGGTVEPARDGAVYVTAGAAGRSLYSFDAPDSYEGHENRRDSVDTYHFAKGGVKVPETVEWSRVRYTGYSFVRVDVAPAHRGRTATMKVTALAKDGTRVDHYTIARRAGECATH; encoded by the coding sequence ATGGATATGCCGAACATGGGCGTGCCCGCGGGGCTCGCCGACCGCATGAGCACGGCGGAGCAGCACGAGTACCTGCGCAGCAGGCTGTCCCGGCGCAGGATGCTGCGTTCCTCGGCGGTGACGGTGGGTCTGCTGGCGGTCGGCGGCGCGCTGGGCGGCGGCACCGCCTCGGCGGCCCCGGCCGCCGGCTCCACCACCGACGGCATCGACGGCGCGCTGGTCGCCCCGATGGGCCGTCACCTGGCCTTCGGCCCGCGGCCGGACACCCAGTTCCGGATCTCCTGGCAGGTCCCGGCGCCGGTCAAGCGGCCGTTCCTGCGTTTCGGCCGCCACCCGTGGGACCTCTCGCACAAGGTCGAGGCGGAGGTGCGTGCCCTGCACACCCCGGCGCTCACCCCGACCGGAACCCCGGTCGACCAGTACTACCTGCACGTCGCGCTGGACCACCTGCAGCCCGACACCACCTACTACTACGGTGTCGGCCACCAGGGCTTCGACCCGGCCTCCGGCCAGGCGATCTCCACCCTGTCGACCTTCCGCACCGCGCCGGCCCGGCACGGCCGCGGCGGCCGCCCGTACGAGCCGTTCACCTTCACCGCCTTCGGCGACCAGGGTGTCTCCTCGCACGCCGCCGGGAACGACCACGTGATCCTCGCCCAGAAGCCGGCCTTCCACCTGCACGCCGGCGACATCTGCTACGCAGACCCGGCCGGCTCCGGCCAGGACTCCGACAAGTCGGTGTACTCGGCGGCCACCTGGGACGCCTTCCTGGCGCAGACCGAGACGGTCGCCGCGAAGATCCCGTGGATGGTCTCCTACGGCAACCACGACATGGAGGCCTGGTACTCGCACCACGGCTACGGCGGCGAGGACGCCCGCTTCTTCCTGCCCGGCAACGGCCCGGACCCGCGCACCGCGCCCGGCGTGTACTCCTTCGTCTACGGCAACGTCGGCGTCGTCTCGGACGCCAACGACGTCTCGTACGAGATCCCGGCCAACCTCGGCATCACCGCGGGCCGCCAGACCGCCTGGCTGGAGCGGACACTGCGCTCGCTGCGGGCCGACGACGGCGTCGACTTCATCGTGGTCTTCTTCCACCACTGCGCCTTCTCCACCACCCACCAGCACGCCTCCGAGGGCGGTGTCCGGGAGGCCTGGGTGCCGCTCTTCGAGAAGTTCCGGGTGGACCTGGTCGTCAACGGCCACAACCACGTGTACGAGCGCACCGACGCCATCCTCGGCAACAAGGTGGCGAAGGCGGTGCCGAGCGGCGGCACGGTGGAGCCGGCCCGGGACGGAGCGGTGTACGTGACGGCGGGCGCGGCCGGCCGCAGCCTGTACTCCTTCGACGCGCCGGACAGCTACGAGGGCCACGAGAACCGCCGCGACTCGGTGGACACCTACCACTTCGCCAAGGGCGGGGTGAAGGTGCCCGAGACGGTCGAGTGGTCGCGGGTGCGCTACACCGGCTACTCCTTCGTGAGGGTGGACGTCGCCCCGGCGCACCGCGGCCGGACGGCCACCATGAAGGTGACCGCCCTCGCCAAGGACGGCACCCGGGTCGACCACTACACGATCGCCCGCCGCGCGGGCGAGTGCGCGACGCACTGA